In Dehalococcoidia bacterium, a genomic segment contains:
- a CDS encoding Lrp/AsnC ligand binding domain-containing protein: MKAYILITVDTALTKQIVATLRRNPRLKEVNEVLGPFDIIVEMEAPDLDGVTATLREEVRPIPGIRNTLTCVVMHS, translated from the coding sequence GTGAAAGCCTACATCCTCATCACGGTGGACACCGCTCTGACAAAGCAAATCGTCGCTACGCTGCGACGCAACCCACGCCTCAAAGAGGTGAACGAGGTACTGGGGCCGTTTGACATTATCGTGGAGATGGAGGCCCCCGATTTGGATGGGGTCACAGCTACCCTGAGGGAGGAAGTGCGCCCCATTCCCGGCATCCGCAATACCCTCACCTGTGTGGTGATGCACTCCTGA